A part of Anser cygnoides isolate HZ-2024a breed goose unplaced genomic scaffold, Taihu_goose_T2T_genome scaffold_44_1, whole genome shotgun sequence genomic DNA contains:
- the PRPF31 gene encoding LOW QUALITY PROTEIN: U4/U6 small nuclear ribonucleoprotein Prp31 (The sequence of the model RefSeq protein was modified relative to this genomic sequence to represent the inferred CDS: inserted 1 base in 1 codon): MSLADELLADLEEAGGGRGGGGGRGGRGGAGAEAAIEDVREEPQPDRHRDSVRSIAKLWDSRAFAEIMQKIEEYIGRQPKAAEVLGPVEAAPEYRVIVDANNLTVEIENELNIIHKFIRDNYSKRFPELESLVPNALDYIRTVKELGNSLDKCKNNENVQQILTNATIMVVSVTASTTQGQQLTEEELERIEEACDMALELNQAKHRIYEYVESRMSFIAPNLSIIIGASTAAKIMGKARGLTNLSKMPACNIMLLGAQRKTLSGFSSTSVLPHTGYIYHSDIVQSLPPDLRRKAARLVSAKCTLAARVDSFHESQDGKVGYELKEEIERKFDKWQEPPPXKQVKPLPAPLDGQRKKRGGRRYRKMKERLGLTEIRKQANRMSFGEIEEDAYQEDLGFSLGHLGKAGSGRVRQTQVNEATKARISKTLQRTLQKQSVVYGGKSTIRDRSSGTASSVAFTPLQGLEIVNPQAAEKKVAEANQKYFSSMAEFLKVKSEKGGLLGSS, from the exons ATGTCGCTGGCGGACGAGCTGCTGGCCGACCTGGAGGAGGCGggcggaggaagaggaggaggaggaggaagaggggggcgggggggggccggggccgaggccGCCATCGAGGACGTGCGCGAGGAGCCGCAGCCCGACCGGCACCGGGACTCCGTGCGCAGCATCGCCAAGCTCTGGGACAGCCGcgcg TTCGCCGAGATCATGCAGAAGATCGAGGAGTACATCGGGCGGCAGCCCAAGGCTGCCGAAG tttTGGGGCCGGTGGAGGCAGCTCCGGAGTACAGGGTCATCGTCGACGCCAACAACCTGACGGTGGAGATCGAGAACGAGCTCA ACATCATCCACAAGTTCATCCGGGACAATTACTCCAAGCGCTTCCCCGAGCTCGAATCCCTCGTCCCCAACGCCCTCGACTACATCCGCACCGTCAAG GAGCTGGGGAACAGCCTGGACAAGTGCAAGAACAACGAGAACGTGCAGCAGATCCTCACCAACGCCACCATCATGGTGGTCAGCGTCACCGCCTCCACCACCCAGGG gcagcagctgacggaggaggagctggagcgcATCGAGGAGGCGTGCGACATGGCGCTGGAGCTGAACCAGGCCAAGCACCGCATCTACGAGTACGTCGAGTCCCGCATGTCCTTCATCGCCCCCAACCTCTCCATCATCATCGGCGCCTCCACCGCCGCCAAGATCATGGGTAAGgc CCGGGGCCTCACCAACCTCTCCAAGATGCCCGCCTGCAACATCATGCTGCTGGGCGCGCAGCGCAAAACCCTCTCGGGCTTCTCCAGCACCTCGGTGCTGCCCCACACGGGTTACATCTACCACAGCGACATCGTCCAGTCCCTGCCCCCC gatctGCGCAGGAAGGCGGCGCGGCTCGTCTCGGCCAAGTGCACGCTCGCCGCGCGGGTCGACAGCTTCCACGAGAGCCAGGACGGCAAG GTCGGCTACGAGCTGAAGGAGGAGATCGAGCGCAAGTTCGACAAgtggcaggagccccccc tCAAGCAGGTGAAGCCGCTGCCGGCGCCCTTGGACGGGCAGAGGAAGAAACGGGGGGGCCGCAG gtaccgCAAAATGAAGGAGCGGCTGGGGCTGACGGAGATCCGCAAGCAAGCCAACAGGATGAGCTTCGGAGAg ATCGAGGAGGACGCCTACCAGGAGGACCTGGGCTTCAGCCTGGGCCACCTGGGCAAGGCGGGCAGCGGCCGCGTGCGGCAGACGCAGGTCAACGAGGCCACCAAGGCGCGCATCTCCAAGACCCTGCAG cgcacGCTGCAGAAGCAGAGCGTGGTGTACGGCGGCAAGTCCACCATCCGCGACCGCTCCTCGGGCACCGCCTCCAGCGTCGCCTTCACCCCCCTGCAG ggccTGGAGATCGTGAACCCGCAGGCGGCCGAGAAGAAGGTGGCGGAGGCCAACCAGAAATACTTCTCCAGCATGGCCGAGTTCCTCAAGGTCAAGAGCGAGAAGGGGGGGCTGCTCGGCtcctcctga
- the NDUFA3 gene encoding NADH dehydrogenase [ubiquinone] 1 alpha subcomplex subunit 3 isoform X2, whose translation MAGLGRLGAALRTLWAKEPVITISLGITAVAMLSPLVSPFAKYSGMINRATPYAYPVPVRDDGAMPEVPAHPCDKEGLSIEWLKRL comes from the exons ATGGCGGGGCTGGGCA ggctgggggcggcgcTGAGGACCCTGTGGGCGAAGGAGCCGGTGATCACCATCAGCCTCGGCATCACCGCCGTGg ccatGCTGTCGCCGTTGGTCAGCCCCTTCGCCAAGTACTCGGGGATGATCAACAGGGCCACCCCCTACGCCTACCCAg tgccggTTCGGGACGACGGGGCCATGCCCGAGGTGCCGGCGCACCCCTGCGACAAGGAGGGGCTCAGCATAGAGTGGCTCAAGAggctgtga
- the TFPT gene encoding TCF3 fusion partner yields MAGVGFEEFSAPPGSELALPPLFGGNILESELDTEVNERVLGRLQQVQRITRRLQQERRFLMKVLDSYGDEYRQGQLTFLLEDEGSGSADAPTPGNAENEPPTRNPPRPPAPPGPPDPPSTKRRRRQ; encoded by the exons ATGGCGGGGGTGGGCTTCGAGGAGTTCTCGGCGCCGCCGGGCTCGGAGCTGGCGCTGCCGCCGCTCTTCGGGGGCAACATCCTGGAGAGCGAGCTGGACACCGAG gtGAACGAGCGGGTGCTGGGCCGCCTGCAGCAGGTGCAGCGCATCACCCGGCGCCTGCAGCAGGAGCGcag gttccTGATGAAGGTGCTGGACTCCTACGGGGACGAGTACCGGCAGGGGCAGCTCACCTTCCTGCTCGAg gacgaAGGCAGCGGCAGCGCCGACGCCCCCACCCCGGGCAACGCCGAGAACGAACCCCCGACAAGGaaccccccgcgcccccccgccccccccggccccccggacccccccagcaccaagCGGCGCCGGCGGCAG